The following are from one region of the Nicotiana tomentosiformis chromosome 7, ASM39032v3, whole genome shotgun sequence genome:
- the LOC104102795 gene encoding CBL-interacting protein kinase 2 encodes MANTGTILLERYELGRLLGQGTFAKVYYGRSIRTGQSVAIKVIDKEKVLRVGLVNQVKREISVMRLVRHPNIVHLYEVMATKSKIYFVMEYVKGGELFNKVARGRLKEDVARKYFQQLINAVDFCHSRGVYHRDLKPENLLLDEDENLKISDFGLSALAESKRQDGLLHTTCGTPAYVAPEVINRKGYDGAKADIWSCGVILYVLLAGYLPFHDSNLMEMYRKIGKSEFKCPSWFPPEVRRLLVRMLDPNPHTRISIAKIKESSWFKRGIASKSIKADTERKDLASACTELAAGSSENKQDMARLSNLNAFDIISLSTGFDLSRLFEDTPLKKEARFTSCKPASVIISKLEDVAKRLKLKVSKRDAGLLRFEGSKEGRKGILSIDTEIFEVTPTFYLVEVKKSNGDTLEYQKILNEGLRPGLQDIVWAWQLEQPPQQSEQQLDEQSNSQLQQQQRSDNQQQLSEQEQQQLLFPPQLLQQEQLP; translated from the coding sequence ATGGCCAATACGGGAACTATTCTTTTGGAGCGATATGAATTGGGGAGATTACTAGGACAAGGTACATTTGCTAAGGTTTACTATGGTAGGAGTATCAGGACTGGGCAGAGTGTTGCCATCAAAGTCATTGATAAGGAAAAAGTTTTGAGGGTTGGGCTCGTGAATCAGGTCAAACGGGAAATATCAGTTATGAGACTAGTTCGACATCCTAATATTGTGCACCTTTATGAAGTCATGGCCACAAAGAGCAAGATTTATTTTGTGATGGAATATGTTAAAGGAGGTGAGCTCTTTAACAAGGTGGCCAGAGGAAGGCTTAAAGAGGATGTTGCACGAAAATATTTTCAACAGTTGATAAATGCTGTAGATTTCTGCCATAGCAGGGGTGTCTATCACCGGGATTTGAAACCAGAAAACTTACTACTAGACGAGGATGAAAACTTGAAAATTTCTGATTTTGGTTTAAGTGCTCTTGCCGAGTCAAAGCGCCAAGATGGACTCCTCCACACTACCTGTGGGACTCCAGCCTATGTTGCTCCTGAGGTGATCAATAGAAAAGGGTATGATGGGGCAAAAGCTGATATCTGGTCATGTGGGGTGATCCTATATGTGTTGCTGGCTGGTTATCTTCCATTTCATGACTCGAATTTGATGGAGATGTACAGGAAAATTGGCAAATCTGAGTTCAAATGTCCCAGTTGGTTCCCCCCTGAAGTGCGGCGGCTACTTGTGAGAATGTTGGATCCCAATCCACATACTAGAATTTCAATTGCCAAAATTAAAGAAAGTTCCTGGTTCAAGAGGGGAATAGCCTCTAAATCTATCAAAGCAGACACCGAAAGGAAGGATCTGGCTTCAGCATGTACAGAGTTGGCTGCTGGTTCCTCTGAAAACAAGCAAGACATGGCCAGGCTGTCAAACTTGAATGCATTTGATATCATTTCCCTTTCTACTGGCTTTGATTTATCGAGATTATTTGAGGATACTCCTTTAAAGAAAGAAGCTAGATTCACATCCTGCAAACCTGCATCAGTGATCATATCCAAGCTGGAAGATGTCGCAAAGCGCCTGAAGCTAAAAGTCAGCAAAAGGGATGCAGGATTGTTAAGGTTTGAAGGTTCAAAAGAAGGAAGAAAGGGGATTTTATCAATTGACACGGAGATCTTTGAGGTAACTCCAACTTTTTATTTGGTGGAGGTCAAGAAGTCCAACGGAGATACATTGGAATATCAGAAAATTTTAAATGAAGGCCTGAGGCCTGGTTTACAGGATATTGTTTGGGCGTGGCAATTAGAACAACCACCTCAACAGTCCGAACAGCAGCTGGATGAGCAATCAAATAGTCAGCTTCAGCAGCAACAACGTTCAGATAACCAGCAACAACTCTCGGAGCAGGAGCAGCAGCAACTGCTATTTCCACCGCAACTACTTCAGCAAGAGCAGTTACCTTGA
- the LOC138895955 gene encoding uncharacterized protein — MADDEQRRLERFGRLRPPSFSGAESEDAQVFLDNCQRMLRTTGILETSGVSFTTFQFSRAAFRWWEACERRKPVGAVPLTWQEFSILFLEKFVLQSRREELCRQFEQLRQDGISVTQYEMRYSELAHHAVWLVPADR; from the coding sequence atggcagatgatgagcagaggagacttgagagatttgggaggcttcgacctccatcatttagcggtgcagagtcagaggatgctcaggtttTTCTGGATAactgccagcggatgcttcggacaacgggtattttggagaccagtggggtctctttcactacttttcagttttctagggctgccttcagatggtgggaggcctgtGAGAGGCGCAAgccggtcggtgcagtaccacttacatggcaggaattctctattctctttttggagaagttcgtgctgcagtctcgtagggaggagctgtgcagacagtttgagcagcttcggcaggatggcatatctgtgacccagtacgaaaTGAGGTattctgagttggctcatcacgcagtttggttggttcccgcTGATAGGTAG
- the LOC138895956 gene encoding uncharacterized protein yields the protein MKSFIVKTDERLDAHGLAIKELGSGLRNLEKQVGQIASVLSERILGTLPADTERNPKETVNVVTLRSGKIVKYPIPAQKKNVPEKENGEQLKSEFDKKKKGKKGAEKKKKEETSRREKSNDSEHMSALPFPQKLYREKLDKQILSQMPAYVKFLKEILAKKRKIEETSLVKLTEHCSTILQNKLPQKCEDPGSFTIPCSLGTLDFDKSLCDSGASINLMPLSIYRKLENELGEISSVPISLQWADKTTIIPEGIVEDILVRVDKFVFPVDLIMVKTEENKEVPLILGRPFLATGRAILDIHDRKIMLRVGKETMTFKMNVEMGVKKEKPAASVE from the exons atgaagtccttcattgtcaagacagatgagagattagatgctcatggtttagctatcaaagaacttggctcTGGTTTGCGAAAtttggagaagcaagtgggacaaattgcaagtGTACTGTCAGAGAGAATTCTAGGTACTCTACCAGCTGACACTGAAAGAAACCCCAAAGAAACGgtaaatgttgtgaccttgagaagcgggAAAATAGTGAAATATCCCATTCCGGCACAAAAAAAGAATGTACCTGAAAAAGAAAatggggagcagctgaaaagtgaatttgataagaagaagaaaggcaagaagggagctgagaaaaagaagaaggaggaaacttcaagaagggagaAATCTAATGATAGTGAGCATATGTctgctctaccttttccccaaaagctatatagagaaaagctggacaagca aattctctcacaaatgccagcttatgtcaaattcttgaaggagatccttgcAAAGAAAAGGAAGATTGAGGAGACATCAttagtcaagctcacagagcattgcagcacaatcttgcaaaacaaactcccacaaaagtgtgaagatccagggagtttcactataccttgctcgttaggcactcttGATTTTGacaaatctttatgtgattctggtgcgtcaattaatttaatgcctttgtctatttacagaaAATTGGAGAATGAGCTTGGGGAGATAAGTTctgtgccaatatctttgcagtgGGCAGACAAAACAACTATCATACCCGAAGGGATAGTGGAAGATAtattagttcgggtagataagttcgtCTTTCCTGTAGATTTGATTATGGTGAAGACGGAGGAGAACAAAGAGGTCCCccttatcttaggaagaccattcttagcgacgggcAGGGCAATATTAGACATACATGATAGAAAGATCATGCTTAGAGTAGGTAAGGAGACGATGACTTTCAAGATGAATGTGGAGATGggggtgaaaaaggagaagccagctgcaagtgtagagtga